From the Planktothricoides raciborskii GIHE-MW2 genome, the window AGACTCATCTACTGGCAATTCTCCCCCTAGACCATTATTACGGTAATCCAAAATTTGTAAAACTTTACTTCCCGAATTTACCACAGTTATTTGCCTAGTTTCATTCACCTCTCTAACGGCAATTAACCGTAATTCATACTGTTTTTTGTAATTATTATAATCCAAAGTCGCGATCGCATCACAAAGCGCCTGAGATGGATTCTCTGCCTTCTGAGGAATATCTTCTTTATAATGTCCCCACCAAATCCCTGGAAAACCCGAATCACTGGAATCATCCTTGATATTAAAATAGGTTTTAATATAGCCCAATTTTCGACCAGTATTATCTTTAACTTTTTCATTCCATACTCTTTCAAACCAACAATTTTTAATCAATATTTGTGGCGATGGGTTGCCCATGCCGCAAGGTTCGAGGATTTTCAATTCTCGGAATAAATCTAGACCCAAATCCGCCACTTTACAAATAATGTCCGCCTGAATTATTGGTATTCCTAAGCGGTTAATTTCGCCAATTTGTTGCCGCAATTCCCGGTTAATTGCTTCGGTAAATAGGGGAATATTTTCTACCGGCAAACTCAACCCAGCGGCCAAGGGATGACCGCCAAATCGGTCTAATAAATGGGCTTGGTTTTTGACTAATTGATACAAGTCAATTTGATGTACAGAACGGGCAGAACCACGGGCTAAAACTGGGGTAGTTTCTCCACTTCCTGACGATCGCATTGCGTCCCTACTATTTTCCAGACTTTCCTGGGTTTGATCGGTGGTTAATAAAATTGTGGGACAGCCGTATTCTTGGGCAATTTGACCTGCTACTAAACCCAGGACACCCACAGACCATTGGGGGTCTTCGAGGACGATGACTTTAGTAGTAGAAAGGTCAATTTTTTCTAGTTTAGTTTTGGCTTGGGCGAGGACATTTTTTTGCAGTTCTTGACGACGGGCATTGGCTAATTCCGCTTCGCTGGCGAGTTTTTGACAAAGGTTGCGTTCGCGGCTGGTGAGTAATTCCACACAAAAAGCAGCATCCCCATGAATGCGACTCACCGCATTAATTCGCGGCCCAATACCAAAGGAAATATCTGTGGGGCGATCGCCTGTTTTCTTGCACAATTCTAATAATCTACCTAGTCCGGGACGCCGCCATTGTGACGGATGTTGTTTAAATTCTTTTTCTAAATGTTTCAGACCAATTTGGGCTAAATAGCGGCAATCTCCTTTTAATTCCACCAAATCCGCAATTAAACCAATTGCCACTAAATCTAACAACTGTTCTAAAGGTGCTTGGGGAATATTTGGCGCCGCTAAATAAAGGGCTTCAATGAGTTTATACGCCACCGCTACCCCCGACAGATAAAACATAGAATGGTCTGGGGGCAAATAACGGGGGTTAATAATTGCCACTACTGGGGGGCGATCGTCCAGCAAAGTATGATGATCCGTAATAATTACATCAATTCCTAACTCATTAGCATGGTTAATTTCTGCTAAGTTAGTGCTGCCCGTATCGCAAGTAACAATTAAACTAATCCCTTCTTTAGCTAGGCGATCGATTCCGGCAACATTTAACCCGTGGGAGTCGGTGAAACGATTGGGAATATAGTAAGTTAATTTAGTATTCTGGGGGAAAAATTCTCCCAGTCCATCCCACAACACGCAGGTGGAAGTAATGCCATCAGCATCAAAATCTCCCCAAATTGCCACTTTTTCCCCACTACTGGCAGCATGGAGAATTCTTTCCACTGCCCACTGCATTTCCCAGCCAAATTCAGAAGGACTAGAAGGCTTAAAGTTTTGGGGATCGATAAATTTGGCCAGAGTTGCCCCATCTTGAATGCCCCGTTGCCAAAGCAGTTGGGCCGCATAACGCCCCGAAGATCCGGAGGTATATGCTTGGATATATGCTTGCACTTGTTCCAGAAACCAAGTTGGAGGTTCAATTTGGGGTTGGAGAATCCATTCAATCTCAAAATTTTTTTGGGGGGGCAGATCGCTCATCAGAAACCAGGTTTTTTTAGCAGTTTATTCAATTTTATCAGGTTACAAAACTTTACAAACTGGGTTTTTCCTGGATTTTCGCCTATCTCGTTCCCTGAGAAAAACCCCGGTTTCTGAATTTCTGGAATTGTGACGAATTAACTTGTGGTTTATTTTCAGGATTATTGGTGGCCAATTCCCAAAAAAACCTAATATAGCGTTTCTCATCTATAAAAGGCACTTATTTTTCTCTGTCATTCCCGCGAAGGCGGGAATCCACAGATGTACTACACCTCACAAAATTGAAAACTGCTATATCATTTAATCACTGAGATGCTCCAGTGGTTCGTATATTGTCATTTCATCCTAAATCAGTCAAATGTCACAAAAACTCACCGTCAGTCTTTATGTTGACAACCAAAACGTCAAAGTAAATTTAGAACTCGCTAATCTATTGCTAGTATTTGCCAAAATCCAGGGCATTGTCAAGCAGGCCAAAATTTACGACTTTTGGCCGAACGGCAAAAATGCAGTCTTAGAGAGTTTAGCAAATCTAGGATTTCAGGGTATTTCGGTTACTTCACCGATTAAAGACTGTGCGGATTATCAATTAGTCTTTGACTGTTTGACTGATTTCGACGCAAATGGCTGGCCAGACCTGGTAATTTTAGTCTCAGGAGATGGTGACTTTTGTCCCTTTGTGAATCACCTGAAAAAAATCGGCATCAAAACGATCATTTTTGCCAGAAAAGGCAATGTCAAAAAACAACTGATTGACTTAGCGGATGAATTCCACTTTATCGATCAACTGCCTGAGTTAGTGGTGATTCAGGATGCCCCAGAAAATGAGGTTATCTCGGAACTTGTGGCACCAAAAATAGATAATTTATTGAATAAATTACCAGAGATTAACCCGCAAGTATATTCGTTACAGGAGCCGGATTTATCCGCTGAGTATATTACTTACGATCAAGCCATTGACTCTCTAATTAAAGCCATTAAGAGCGCATCGTTCCAAGGTCAACCTACTACTTTCAGTGTCCTGAACATTTTGATGCGTAATAATCCCGATTACTACCCCATCTATAAAGGTGTAGCTTCTATCCGCAAACCTGATGGCAGCAAATTTAGCAAATTTACTAATTTTATGGAGGCTGCGGTAAGTGATGGTAAAGTCAGAGTTCAAAAAAATGGCAATATTCAGGAAGTTTTTTTAATCGACCCAGCCCCCTCAGAAATATCCTCAGAAGTGGCTGATAATTCTGAGCATCAGACACCGGCTGATTCTATTAATACTCAAGAGAATACTCAGGGGAATACTCCAGGAACATCGGCTGATTATTCGGCTGATTATATTCCTTATGATGAAGCGGTGAATTGTCTGCTGGAAGCGATTAATACTTGCTTACTTGAAGATCACATTACCAATTTAAGCTATATTTCTACATTAATGCGGTACAACCATCGTTTTCCCAATTATCACGGGGTGAGTTCTATCCGCAAACCTGATGGTAGCAGCTTTACCAAATTTGGTGAGTTTATTGATGCGGTTGCACAAGATGGGAAAGTTCGCCGCAAAAAAACTAGCAAAATGGCAACAGTGGTTTTAGTCGAAGAAAAAGATGGCGAAAAAACTGAGACTACTTCAAGTTATAAAAAGTCTAAAAAGTCTAAAAATAAGAAAAAGAAAGCCTCTCACAACATTAGTTACCATGATGCGGTTAAGTGCCTGATTTCAGCAATTAAAACCGCATCTAAACAAGGTAAAGAAGCCGATCCAGGATCCTTGGATCGACTGATGCGAGAAAACAAGCGGTTTCCCAACTATCAAGGAGTTAAGTCTATTTTTAAACCCAATTCTTGCCAGAAATTTTCTAAATTTATTAAGTTTCTTGACTTTGTAGAGAAAGATGGAAAAATTTACACTACTAGAACCAGAAAAAAGATTACATCTATTAAGGCGATCGATCCACAAGCGGTTTTTAATTTTGCCGACTTTTGTGAATAGTAGTTATGCGTAGGTTGGGTTGATGAACGAAACCCAACCTACAATCGAAACAAATGATGATGACCAATCACTATGGAGTAATCAAACAAATGATGATGAGTAATAGAGATCGAATTAGTAAAGGTTTAGAGTTGCTAAATGAGGGATTATATCCTTATTTTGAACAGCAAATGGAACAAAAATATGGTGATAAATGGGAGGATCAGGCAAACAAACACTTGCAAAACCATACAACGATGAAAAAAACTAAGGTTAAAGATAAACTTCGTGAGGATACTGGTGAGCTATTGAAGGCTATGTCGAACGAATGGAAAAAGGTATTCAAAGATAATGAAAATCTGGATAATGGGGAAAAGGGAATTGTAGAAGAATTACTTCAATTTCGCCATAATTATTCGCACAAAAATAACTATGCCTTTTCCGCAGAGGATACTTATCGCGCTATTGACAGTATAGTGCGACTACTTAAAGCAGTCAATGCAGAAGAAAAGATTATTCAAGAATTAGAAAAGCACAAGAAAGAACTGTTTCAGATTATTGGGCAAGAGGAAAATCGCCAGAAAAATCCCCAAACTACAGCTAATTTAGAGCGAATTCGAGTTAAATTAGCTGAATTACTCGGAAAACTCCCGTTTCAGGATGTGTCTTTGCTGCAAGATGCTTTAACTCATCGTTCCTATCTTTATGAAAATCCTAAAGAAGCGAAGACTGATAATGAGTTGTTGGAGTTTCTCGGTGATGCGGTACTGAATTTTCTTAGTGGCGAATATCTTTATGAGAAGTATAAGGAAGAAAAAGATGAAGGTGATTTGACTCGGTTGCGGTCTGCTTTGGTAGAAGATAAGCAGTTGGCAAAATTTGCCGAGCAATTAGAACTCGGTAAATGGATGCGGTTAGGAAAAGGCGCGATCGCTGATGGGGCAAAAGATAATTTATCCGTATTGAGTAATACCTTTGAAGCGATAATTGGCGCTTATTTTCTGGATTCACAAATGAATGCCGTCCGAGATTTTGTGCGATCGCTGTTTGATTCGGTCATAGAGGAAATTATTGCTGTTTCGCCTCAAATCGATGACTATCAAACCGATACACCGCAAATTGCGATCGATCCGAAAAATCAATTGCAACAATGGGTACAGAAAAACCAAGGCGCAATCTTACCTCAATATCGCGTCATTAAAGAAGAAGGCCTCCCGCACGACAAAACATTTACAGTGCAGGTTTCCATCAATGGTAAAGTTTACGCCCAAGGGACAGGTTCTACCAAAAAAGAGGCGGAAAAACAAGCGGCTGGAAATGCACTAAAAAAATTAGGGCTGTTATGACAGGAAACTCCCCAGGATAACATCCCGACATAAATTTTCCTGTAGGGGCGAAGCATGACCGCAGATCCCCCAAAAAGAAACCCGGTTTCTTCGCCCTCGCAGACAACCCAGAAACCGGGTTTTTTTTATTGACATCCCCTAAAAATCCTGCTATCGTACTATTACGATGTAGAAAAGAGGCAAAAAAATGAGCAGCCCAACCA encodes:
- a CDS encoding NYN domain-containing protein, whose product is MSQKLTVSLYVDNQNVKVNLELANLLLVFAKIQGIVKQAKIYDFWPNGKNAVLESLANLGFQGISVTSPIKDCADYQLVFDCLTDFDANGWPDLVILVSGDGDFCPFVNHLKKIGIKTIIFARKGNVKKQLIDLADEFHFIDQLPELVVIQDAPENEVISELVAPKIDNLLNKLPEINPQVYSLQEPDLSAEYITYDQAIDSLIKAIKSASFQGQPTTFSVLNILMRNNPDYYPIYKGVASIRKPDGSKFSKFTNFMEAAVSDGKVRVQKNGNIQEVFLIDPAPSEISSEVADNSEHQTPADSINTQENTQGNTPGTSADYSADYIPYDEAVNCLLEAINTCLLEDHITNLSYISTLMRYNHRFPNYHGVSSIRKPDGSSFTKFGEFIDAVAQDGKVRRKKTSKMATVVLVEEKDGEKTETTSSYKKSKKSKNKKKKASHNISYHDAVKCLISAIKTASKQGKEADPGSLDRLMRENKRFPNYQGVKSIFKPNSCQKFSKFIKFLDFVEKDGKIYTTRTRKKITSIKAIDPQAVFNFADFCE
- the recJ gene encoding single-stranded-DNA-specific exonuclease RecJ, which translates into the protein MSDLPPQKNFEIEWILQPQIEPPTWFLEQVQAYIQAYTSGSSGRYAAQLLWQRGIQDGATLAKFIDPQNFKPSSPSEFGWEMQWAVERILHAASSGEKVAIWGDFDADGITSTCVLWDGLGEFFPQNTKLTYYIPNRFTDSHGLNVAGIDRLAKEGISLIVTCDTGSTNLAEINHANELGIDVIITDHHTLLDDRPPVVAIINPRYLPPDHSMFYLSGVAVAYKLIEALYLAAPNIPQAPLEQLLDLVAIGLIADLVELKGDCRYLAQIGLKHLEKEFKQHPSQWRRPGLGRLLELCKKTGDRPTDISFGIGPRINAVSRIHGDAAFCVELLTSRERNLCQKLASEAELANARRQELQKNVLAQAKTKLEKIDLSTTKVIVLEDPQWSVGVLGLVAGQIAQEYGCPTILLTTDQTQESLENSRDAMRSSGSGETTPVLARGSARSVHQIDLYQLVKNQAHLLDRFGGHPLAAGLSLPVENIPLFTEAINRELRQQIGEINRLGIPIIQADIICKVADLGLDLFRELKILEPCGMGNPSPQILIKNCWFERVWNEKVKDNTGRKLGYIKTYFNIKDDSSDSGFPGIWWGHYKEDIPQKAENPSQALCDAIATLDYNNYKKQYELRLIAVREVNETRQITVVNSGSKVLQILDYRNNGLGGELPVDESLDSAIFIRQCPTSWEDLEQGLKLALDSQFINHKLPVVVLAYDADNIPQPQEICQKLITIADHLSHTGASISRQELCQELTISDRALDIGLNTLTFLGFQISFNQEASELETGITFRRIADKKATITANYFPIDYFIAALQEEQFYRQYFCQVPVSTIEAIAQI
- the rnc gene encoding ribonuclease III; the encoded protein is MMMSNRDRISKGLELLNEGLYPYFEQQMEQKYGDKWEDQANKHLQNHTTMKKTKVKDKLREDTGELLKAMSNEWKKVFKDNENLDNGEKGIVEELLQFRHNYSHKNNYAFSAEDTYRAIDSIVRLLKAVNAEEKIIQELEKHKKELFQIIGQEENRQKNPQTTANLERIRVKLAELLGKLPFQDVSLLQDALTHRSYLYENPKEAKTDNELLEFLGDAVLNFLSGEYLYEKYKEEKDEGDLTRLRSALVEDKQLAKFAEQLELGKWMRLGKGAIADGAKDNLSVLSNTFEAIIGAYFLDSQMNAVRDFVRSLFDSVIEEIIAVSPQIDDYQTDTPQIAIDPKNQLQQWVQKNQGAILPQYRVIKEEGLPHDKTFTVQVSINGKVYAQGTGSTKKEAEKQAAGNALKKLGLL